The following proteins are co-located in the Armatimonadota bacterium genome:
- the rplM gene encoding 50S ribosomal protein L13, producing the protein MNRTYSASKENIERNWHVVDATGVPVGRLAAQVAQVLRGKHKATFTYNQDCGDFVVIINADRAVLTGTKGDELIYWHSGWPGGLKNVSRSKMLADNPEKLVSKAVWGMLPKTKLGHQIFTKLKVYSGPNHPHTAQDPKPLEIGKN; encoded by the coding sequence ATGAACAGAACGTATAGTGCGTCAAAAGAGAATATTGAGCGCAATTGGCACGTGGTTGACGCCACAGGTGTGCCAGTAGGCCGATTGGCCGCGCAAGTTGCTCAAGTGCTTCGCGGTAAGCACAAGGCAACGTTTACTTACAACCAAGATTGTGGCGACTTTGTAGTCATCATCAATGCAGATCGAGCGGTGCTCACCGGTACCAAGGGTGACGAACTCATCTATTGGCACTCGGGATGGCCAGGCGGACTTAAGAATGTTTCGCGCTCGAAGATGCTCGCTGACAACCCAGAAAAGCTCGTCTCGAAGGCTGTTTGGGGCATGTTGCCAAAGACCAAGCTTGGCCACCAGATTTTTACAAAGCTGAAGGTGTACTCCGGGCCAAATCACCCCCACACCGCACAAGATCCTAAGCCATTGGAGATCGGTAAGAACTAA
- the rpsI gene encoding 30S ribosomal protein S9, translating to MKNANYGTGRRKCAIARVWVTKGEGKITINGREASEYLGRPVLDILIKSPAVALGMESQIDVVASTKGGGITGQAGAIRLGISRALIEMDENLRKPLKDEGFLTRDSRVKERKKYGRKKARRGFQFVKR from the coding sequence ATGAAAAACGCTAATTACGGCACTGGCCGACGAAAATGCGCAATCGCTCGAGTTTGGGTCACCAAGGGCGAAGGCAAGATCACCATCAATGGTCGAGAAGCCAGCGAATATTTGGGACGACCTGTTCTGGACATCTTGATTAAGAGCCCAGCTGTCGCTCTCGGAATGGAAAGTCAAATTGACGTCGTTGCGAGCACCAAGGGTGGCGGAATTACCGGTCAAGCCGGCGCCATTCGACTTGGAATTTCACGAGCACTCATCGAAATGGATGAGAATTTGCGAAAGCCGTTGAAGGACGAAGGATTCCTGACTCGAGATTCGCGAGTCAAGGAACGAAAGAAGTACGGTCGAAAGAAGGCACGACGCGGCTTCCAGTTCGTCAAACGATAA
- a CDS encoding polysaccharide deacetylase family protein, with product MKPPFLLLCLVASAPLIGCQSAPANRVVSGVAAVPPPKQNVTAPKKQSNKPVTNREPNTNGKVFILEYHKFEEKETRWGRTPASFRRDLELLYAVGFRPITLSQYLQNKFEVPPGATPVVFTFDDGHESQYRILPNGEVDPNCAVGIWKKFAETRPDFPVRATFFVLPPVPFVKMDTAREKLAFLKSQGSEIGVHTLSHHRLDTLTDEQVKKEIGGSIDWVRSWGIEPKTMAMPYGIYPKNKSLLKEFKWNGKRYKLDGAVRVGAVPMPSPSSENINRWGLGRIQGISLPWGLRHWLQIYKKGEVKMYVAPRVAEPAKPKV from the coding sequence GTGAAGCCCCCCTTCCTCTTGCTCTGCCTTGTTGCGTCTGCGCCTCTGATCGGTTGCCAATCTGCACCTGCGAATAGGGTGGTTTCCGGTGTTGCCGCGGTGCCCCCGCCAAAGCAGAACGTGACCGCACCAAAGAAGCAAAGTAACAAGCCGGTCACCAATCGAGAACCGAATACAAACGGGAAGGTCTTCATCCTCGAATATCATAAGTTTGAGGAGAAAGAGACGCGGTGGGGTCGAACGCCAGCGAGTTTTCGCAGAGATTTGGAGTTGTTGTACGCGGTGGGCTTTCGGCCGATTACCTTATCTCAGTACCTGCAGAATAAATTTGAAGTCCCGCCAGGTGCCACGCCGGTGGTCTTTACTTTTGACGATGGCCACGAAAGCCAATATCGGATTCTTCCGAACGGGGAAGTCGATCCAAATTGCGCGGTGGGCATCTGGAAGAAATTTGCAGAAACTCGACCGGACTTCCCTGTGAGGGCTACTTTCTTCGTGCTTCCTCCGGTTCCCTTTGTCAAGATGGATACGGCAAGAGAAAAGTTGGCCTTCTTGAAATCTCAAGGTAGCGAAATCGGCGTTCACACCCTGAGTCATCACCGGCTCGATACTCTTACCGATGAGCAAGTCAAAAAGGAGATCGGTGGTTCAATCGACTGGGTGAGATCGTGGGGAATTGAACCCAAAACAATGGCTATGCCATACGGAATCTATCCAAAGAACAAGTCCTTGCTGAAAGAATTCAAATGGAATGGAAAGCGCTATAAGCTCGATGGTGCGGTTCGTGTGGGTGCCGTCCCGATGCCATCACCTTCATCTGAGAACATCAATCGCTGGGGATTGGGCCGAATTCAAGGAATCTCGTTACCTTGGGGGCTGCGACACTGGCTTCAGATTTATAAGAAGGGCGAAGTCAAGATGTATGTTGCGCCTCGGGTTGCCGAGCCTGCAAAGCCTAAGGTATAA